In Sphingomonas sp. PAMC26645, one DNA window encodes the following:
- a CDS encoding EF-hand domain-containing protein: protein MLLALALLQAITAAPPPTGTPQPPATIFAEPAALFIAACDANGDGRVTQAELTAGIVRSYATAEGAASGSIGYIAFADWAQAWLGDRNALPSPFEVDRDGDNRITLAELQARFTQFFARFDRDKDGVLTRAELITIRGAPAGDRYGIRKKK from the coding sequence ATGCTGCTCGCCCTTGCTCTGCTCCAGGCTATCACGGCCGCACCGCCTCCAACCGGTACGCCGCAGCCGCCCGCGACGATCTTCGCCGAGCCTGCCGCCCTGTTCATCGCCGCCTGCGATGCGAACGGTGATGGCCGCGTGACGCAGGCCGAACTAACCGCGGGCATCGTGCGGAGTTACGCCACGGCTGAAGGCGCCGCGTCGGGCTCGATCGGGTACATCGCCTTTGCCGACTGGGCGCAGGCGTGGCTCGGCGATCGTAACGCGTTGCCGAGCCCGTTCGAGGTCGACCGCGATGGCGATAACCGGATCACGCTGGCCGAACTCCAGGCGCGGTTTACTCAGTTCTTCGCGCGGTTCGATCGCGACAAGGATGGCGTGCTGACTCGCGCCGAACTCATCACCATCCGCGGCGCGCCGGCCGGCGATCGCTACGGCATCCGTAAGAAAAAGTAA
- a CDS encoding DUF1192 domain-containing protein, with protein sequence MEPDDTPSRPDDLLDALVRQDLDPLSVAELDARITVLQGEIARCQLKKDRAVSHRASADDLFRR encoded by the coding sequence ATGGAACCGGACGACACCCCCTCCCGTCCCGACGATCTGCTCGACGCGCTCGTGCGACAGGACCTCGATCCGTTGTCGGTCGCCGAGCTCGATGCGCGGATCACCGTGCTGCAGGGCGAGATCGCGCGCTGCCAGCTGAAGAAGGACCGCGCGGTCAGTCACCGCGCCAGCGCCGACGACCTGTTCAGGCGGTGA
- a CDS encoding exodeoxyribonuclease VII small subunit produces the protein MDTPIEDLAFEDALKELELIVGKLESGDTPLQQAIELYERGNKLRQRCADRLDAAQARIEAIRLDGDGKPAGVRPFAAG, from the coding sequence ATGGACACGCCGATCGAAGACCTCGCGTTCGAGGATGCACTGAAGGAACTCGAGCTTATCGTCGGGAAGCTGGAAAGTGGCGACACGCCGCTTCAGCAGGCGATCGAGCTGTACGAGCGCGGCAACAAGCTGCGCCAGCGTTGCGCCGACCGGCTCGATGCGGCGCAGGCACGGATCGAGGCGATCCGGCTTGACGGCGACGGCAAGCCTGCCGGCGTCCGCCCGTTCGCGGCGGGCTGA
- a CDS encoding polyprenyl synthetase family protein, whose protein sequence is MPVTLDAALAEVSAEIDRQFDQLLTIPDDPRGDLYRAMRHAAIGGGKRLRPLLVFATANLFDVARDCSARAATAIEAIHVYSLIHDDLPSMDDDDMRRGKPTVHKVFDEATAILAGDCLHAMAFEILADPATHADPFVRIELVMDLARASGPNGMAGGQKMDIEAENTRFDLNTVTRLQQMKTGALISASVEAGAILGRLPPEGRVGLRGYAHDLGLAFQIADDLLDAEGDEAVVGKSLRKDEVAGKETFLSLLGPERAREQARMLVDQAVAHLHSYGQEANLLRDIARFVLERDR, encoded by the coding sequence ATGCCCGTCACGCTTGATGCCGCGCTTGCCGAGGTCTCCGCGGAGATCGACCGGCAATTCGACCAGCTGCTGACCATTCCGGACGATCCGCGCGGCGACCTGTACCGCGCGATGCGGCATGCGGCGATCGGTGGCGGCAAGCGGCTGCGGCCGCTGCTGGTGTTCGCGACCGCCAACCTGTTCGACGTGGCACGCGACTGTTCGGCACGGGCTGCGACCGCGATCGAGGCGATCCACGTCTATTCTTTGATCCACGACGATCTGCCGTCGATGGACGACGACGACATGCGCCGCGGCAAGCCCACCGTGCACAAGGTGTTCGACGAGGCGACGGCGATCCTGGCGGGCGATTGCCTGCACGCGATGGCGTTCGAGATCCTTGCCGATCCCGCAACGCACGCCGATCCGTTCGTCCGCATCGAACTGGTCATGGACCTCGCGCGGGCGTCCGGGCCGAACGGCATGGCCGGTGGCCAGAAGATGGACATCGAGGCGGAGAATACGCGCTTCGACCTCAATACCGTGACCCGGTTGCAGCAGATGAAGACGGGTGCGCTGATCTCGGCGTCTGTCGAGGCTGGCGCGATTCTCGGGCGGCTGCCGCCGGAAGGCCGCGTGGGACTTCGCGGCTATGCGCATGACCTGGGGCTCGCGTTCCAGATCGCCGACGACCTGCTCGATGCCGAGGGCGATGAGGCGGTCGTGGGCAAGTCGCTGCGCAAGGACGAGGTGGCGGGCAAGGAGACGTTCCTTTCGCTGCTCGGGCCCGAGCGTGCGCGCGAACAGGCGCGGATGCTGGTCGATCAGGCGGTCGCGCATCTGCACAGCTATGGCCAAGAAGCCAACCTGTTGCGGGATATCGCCCGTTTCGTGCTCGAACGCGACCGCTAA
- the clpA gene encoding ATP-dependent Clp protease ATP-binding subunit ClpA — translation MPSFAPALETTLHKALEAASSRRHEYATLEHLLLALIDDEHASKVMTACNVEIGDLKNTVSHYLDSELDALKVDAATDPSPTSGFQRVVQRAILHVQSSGRDEVTGANVLVALFSERESYAVYFLQQQDMSRLDAVSFISHGVGKGGQQATEASTPKGADDEKPAKGQEKGKTESALKQFTVDLNEKAKNGKVDPLIGRGPEVDRTIQILCRRSKNNPLYVGDPGVGKTAIAEGLARKIVEGDVPDVLLPAVIYSLDMGALLAGTRYRGDFEERLKAVVNELEKLPDAVLFIDEIHTVIGAGATSGGAMDASNLLKPALSGGTIRCIGSTTYKEFRNHFEKDRALLRRFQKIDVNEPTIEDTIKILAGLRSAFEDHHNVKYTPDAIKSAVELSARYINDRKLPDKAIDVIDEVGAMQMLVPPNKRKKTITPKEIEQVIATMARIPPKSVSTDDKLALATLETDLKRVVFGQNAAIEKLSSAIKLARAGLREPEKPIGNYLFTGPTGVGKTEVAKQLSTILGIPLQRFDMSEYMERHSVSRLIGAPPGYVGFDQGGLLTDAIDQNPHCVLLLDEIEKAHPDLFNILLQVMDNGRLTDQHGKSVDFRNVILIMTTNAGASDMARETVGFGNLSREGEDEVAVTKMFTPEFRNRLDAVVPFGYLPTEVVARVVDKFILQLELQLADRGVHIVLDDESKAWLTTKGYDKLYGARPMGRLIQEKIKQPLAEELLFGKLVHGGEVTVKMKDGALSFAIEPAAPKKPKKKGKTETVDAS, via the coding sequence ATGCCATCATTTGCACCCGCCCTCGAGACCACGCTGCACAAGGCGCTCGAGGCGGCATCGTCCCGGCGTCACGAATATGCGACGCTGGAGCATCTGTTGCTCGCGCTGATCGACGATGAACATGCGTCGAAGGTCATGACCGCGTGCAACGTCGAGATCGGCGATCTGAAGAACACCGTCTCGCATTACCTCGATAGCGAACTCGATGCGCTGAAGGTCGATGCGGCGACCGACCCCTCTCCCACCAGCGGGTTCCAGCGCGTCGTCCAGCGCGCGATCCTCCACGTCCAGTCCTCGGGCCGCGACGAAGTGACCGGTGCCAACGTGCTCGTCGCCTTGTTCAGCGAGCGTGAGAGCTATGCCGTCTATTTCCTGCAACAGCAGGACATGAGCCGCCTCGATGCGGTCAGCTTCATCAGCCACGGTGTCGGCAAGGGCGGGCAGCAGGCGACCGAAGCATCCACGCCAAAGGGTGCGGACGACGAGAAGCCGGCCAAGGGACAGGAGAAGGGCAAGACGGAAAGCGCGCTCAAGCAATTCACGGTCGACCTCAACGAGAAGGCCAAGAACGGCAAGGTCGATCCCCTGATCGGGCGCGGGCCGGAGGTGGATCGCACGATCCAGATCCTGTGCCGCCGGTCGAAGAACAACCCGCTCTATGTCGGTGATCCCGGCGTCGGCAAGACCGCGATCGCGGAAGGCCTGGCGCGCAAGATCGTCGAGGGCGACGTGCCCGACGTGCTGTTGCCTGCCGTCATCTACTCGCTCGACATGGGCGCGTTGCTGGCGGGGACGCGGTATCGTGGCGACTTCGAGGAGCGCCTGAAGGCGGTCGTCAACGAGCTCGAGAAGCTGCCCGACGCGGTGCTGTTCATCGACGAGATCCACACCGTGATCGGTGCGGGTGCGACGAGTGGCGGCGCTATGGATGCGTCGAACCTGCTCAAGCCGGCTTTGTCGGGTGGCACGATCCGGTGCATCGGTTCGACGACATACAAGGAGTTCCGCAATCACTTCGAGAAGGACCGCGCGCTGCTGCGGCGCTTCCAGAAGATCGACGTGAACGAGCCGACCATCGAGGATACCATCAAGATCCTCGCTGGTCTGCGCTCGGCGTTCGAGGATCACCACAACGTCAAGTACACCCCCGATGCGATCAAGTCGGCGGTCGAGCTGTCGGCGCGGTACATCAACGACCGCAAGCTGCCGGACAAGGCGATCGACGTGATCGACGAGGTCGGCGCGATGCAGATGCTGGTGCCGCCGAACAAGCGCAAGAAGACGATCACCCCCAAGGAGATCGAACAGGTCATCGCGACGATGGCACGCATCCCGCCGAAGTCGGTCTCGACCGACGACAAGCTTGCGTTGGCTACGCTCGAGACGGATCTGAAGCGCGTGGTGTTCGGGCAGAATGCGGCGATCGAGAAGCTGTCGTCGGCGATCAAGCTGGCGCGGGCGGGTCTGCGCGAGCCGGAGAAGCCGATCGGCAACTATCTGTTCACCGGGCCCACGGGTGTCGGCAAGACCGAAGTCGCCAAGCAGCTCTCGACGATCCTCGGCATTCCGCTCCAGCGGTTCGACATGTCCGAATATATGGAGCGGCATTCGGTCAGTCGTCTGATCGGTGCACCCCCGGGCTATGTCGGGTTCGACCAGGGTGGCTTGCTGACCGATGCGATCGACCAGAACCCGCATTGCGTGCTGCTGCTCGACGAGATCGAGAAGGCGCATCCGGACCTGTTCAACATCTTGTTGCAGGTGATGGATAACGGGCGGCTGACCGACCAGCACGGCAAGTCGGTCGATTTCCGCAACGTCATCCTGATCATGACGACCAACGCGGGCGCCAGCGACATGGCGCGCGAGACGGTCGGCTTCGGCAACCTGTCGCGTGAGGGCGAGGACGAGGTGGCCGTGACGAAGATGTTCACGCCGGAATTCCGCAACCGTCTCGATGCGGTGGTGCCGTTTGGGTACCTGCCGACCGAAGTGGTGGCGCGGGTGGTGGACAAGTTCATCCTCCAGCTCGAGCTCCAGCTCGCGGACCGCGGCGTGCACATCGTCCTCGACGACGAGTCGAAGGCGTGGCTCACGACCAAGGGCTACGACAAGCTGTACGGCGCACGACCGATGGGTCGCCTGATCCAGGAGAAGATCAAGCAGCCGCTCGCCGAGGAACTCCTGTTCGGCAAGCTCGTCCACGGCGGCGAGGTGACGGTGAAGATGAAGGACGGCGCGCTGTCGTTCGCGATCGAACCTGCCGCGCCGAAGAAGCCGAAGAAGAAGGGCAAGACCGAGACGGTCGACGCCAGCTGA
- the queA gene encoding tRNA preQ1(34) S-adenosylmethionine ribosyltransferase-isomerase QueA: MNVDLFDFDLPTDNIALRPAAPRDAARMLVLEGDATRDAGVSDLPSLLRRGDMLVFNDTRVIPAQLDGRRGDAKIGATLHKREGPRRWRAFIRNARRLRDGDVIEFSNGVSAAAVDREDDGSYALVFAGDEPVELLLERAGHMPLPPYIAGKRPTDERDADDYQTMFASEPGAVAAPTAALHFTPKLMATLEAAGIEHATLTLHVGAGTFLPVKATDTTEHKMHAEWGRIDAATADRLNAVRANGGRVIAVGTTSLRLIESATGEDDVIRPFDGDTAIFITPGYRFRGIDGLMTNFHLPRSTLFMLVSALMGRERMQAAYAHAIAEKYRFYSYGDASLLLP; the protein is encoded by the coding sequence TTGAACGTCGACCTTTTCGACTTCGACCTACCAACCGACAACATCGCGCTCCGCCCCGCGGCGCCGCGCGATGCTGCGCGGATGCTGGTGCTCGAAGGTGATGCGACCCGGGATGCGGGCGTGTCGGACCTGCCATCGCTGCTGCGGCGTGGCGACATGCTCGTGTTCAACGATACGCGCGTGATCCCGGCGCAGCTCGACGGGCGGCGCGGCGATGCCAAGATCGGCGCAACGCTGCACAAGCGCGAGGGGCCACGGCGGTGGCGCGCGTTCATTCGCAACGCGCGGCGATTGCGCGACGGCGACGTGATCGAGTTCAGCAATGGCGTCAGCGCCGCGGCAGTCGATCGCGAGGACGACGGGAGTTACGCGCTAGTGTTCGCGGGCGACGAGCCGGTCGAACTGCTGCTGGAGCGCGCGGGCCACATGCCCCTGCCCCCGTATATCGCTGGCAAGCGTCCGACCGACGAACGCGATGCAGACGATTACCAGACGATGTTTGCTTCCGAGCCGGGTGCGGTGGCGGCGCCGACCGCGGCACTGCACTTCACGCCGAAGCTGATGGCGACGCTCGAGGCGGCGGGGATCGAGCATGCGACGCTGACGCTGCATGTCGGCGCGGGGACGTTCCTCCCCGTGAAGGCGACCGACACGACCGAGCACAAGATGCACGCCGAGTGGGGCCGGATCGACGCCGCCACCGCGGATCGACTCAACGCGGTCCGCGCGAACGGTGGGCGCGTGATCGCGGTGGGGACGACGTCGCTGCGGCTGATCGAAAGCGCGACCGGCGAGGACGACGTGATCCGCCCGTTCGACGGCGACACCGCGATCTTCATCACGCCGGGATACCGGTTCCGCGGCATCGACGGGTTGATGACCAATTTCCATCTGCCGCGCTCGACGTTGTTCATGCTCGTGTCGGCGCTGATGGGCCGTGAGCGGATGCAGGCGGCGTATGCGCATGCGATCGCTGAGAAGTATCGTTTCTACAGCTATGGCGACGCCTCGCTTCTGCTGCCATGA
- the coaD gene encoding pantetheine-phosphate adenylyltransferase, with the protein MTARIGVYPGTFDPVTLGHMDIIRRGAKLVDRLVIGVTTNPSKSPMFTIEERMATVRREVADVDGDIEVVAFDSLLMDFAERQGAKVIVRGLRAVADFEYEYQMAGMNQQINPRVETVFLMADVALQPIASRLVKEIALYGGNIAKFVPESVRDEVVARVEKIGRKGS; encoded by the coding sequence ATGACCGCACGGATTGGCGTTTACCCCGGGACTTTCGATCCCGTTACCTTGGGTCACATGGACATCATCCGGCGTGGCGCGAAGCTGGTCGACCGGCTGGTGATCGGCGTGACGACCAATCCGTCGAAGTCGCCGATGTTCACGATCGAGGAGCGGATGGCGACGGTGCGCCGCGAGGTCGCGGACGTCGACGGCGATATCGAGGTGGTCGCGTTCGATTCGCTGCTGATGGATTTTGCCGAGCGGCAGGGGGCGAAGGTGATCGTCCGGGGCCTGCGCGCGGTCGCCGATTTCGAGTACGAATATCAGATGGCGGGGATGAACCAGCAGATCAATCCGCGCGTCGAGACGGTGTTCCTGATGGCCGACGTCGCGCTGCAGCCGATCGCGAGCCGGCTGGTCAAGGAGATCGCGCTGTACGGCGGGAATATCGCCAAGTTCGTGCCGGAATCGGTGCGCGACGAGGTGGTCGCCCGGGTCGAGAAGATCGGCCGCAAGGGTAGCTGA
- a CDS encoding diguanylate cyclase, with amino-acid sequence MTFGFRITWLIGIVATALAMLGAAPAEARTGQLLDVCIMRATPGLSVPALFRTPSRFDCITPQSAYGSGDFWVLSQALPTNLTHIPDLRALTASVWQDRVTLFVLYADGAIRRTGFTSRTSGRHLMIGATLSLTLPPHVAPPVRLLWHVEGSANLRGVVLGPTLATAAEAAESEIILSALYASFGGMAIALIVYNLALWGALRQSFQPVYCLLVLCLLGYAFSSSAALGQLVPSLDNNVRLKLNVCLLAICAGMVLVFARAFFERAVFDGWPRPASNVALATLATSGIAFAILAPWQIYWLDRLLTLSYIPLIALVPPVLYRAWRVRSSYLWMFTLAWGAPIVFASLRIAGALGLMSWSFWIDNSTMISMMLEALLSSLAIAYRIRLLSVERDDAREQEIAARLLADTEPLTGLLNRRAFLDRAIGRSGDQMLLIADVDHFKHVNDTIGHDGGDEVLRVVARVLRNAVPPDALVARIGGEEFAILIDATTPVLPDTILERLRSQRMPFDMAITASIGCCTGPLQRESDWKALYRSADRALFAAKGAGRDRSRDAGILPIAA; translated from the coding sequence ATGACGTTCGGGTTTCGTATCACTTGGCTCATCGGCATCGTTGCGACGGCGTTGGCGATGCTCGGTGCTGCACCGGCCGAGGCCCGGACCGGGCAACTGCTCGATGTCTGTATTATGCGGGCTACCCCAGGGCTTTCCGTGCCTGCCTTGTTTCGAACGCCTTCACGGTTCGACTGCATCACGCCCCAGTCGGCCTATGGGTCCGGCGATTTCTGGGTTCTGTCGCAGGCTTTGCCGACGAACCTGACGCACATCCCTGATCTGCGTGCCCTGACCGCGAGCGTCTGGCAGGATCGCGTCACGCTCTTCGTTCTTTATGCAGACGGCGCAATCCGCCGTACCGGGTTCACCAGTCGCACGTCCGGCCGCCATCTCATGATCGGCGCAACCCTGTCTCTGACGCTGCCGCCGCACGTTGCGCCCCCCGTCCGCCTGCTTTGGCACGTCGAGGGTTCGGCGAATTTGCGGGGCGTCGTACTCGGGCCGACACTCGCAACGGCCGCAGAAGCCGCAGAGAGCGAGATCATCCTGTCGGCGCTGTATGCAAGCTTCGGCGGGATGGCGATCGCGTTGATCGTCTACAATCTCGCGTTGTGGGGTGCGCTTCGACAGTCGTTCCAGCCGGTCTACTGCCTCCTGGTACTGTGCTTGCTCGGGTACGCCTTTTCGTCGTCGGCTGCGCTGGGCCAGCTTGTGCCGTCGCTCGACAACAACGTCCGCTTGAAACTCAACGTATGTTTGCTGGCGATCTGTGCGGGAATGGTCCTGGTCTTCGCACGCGCTTTCTTCGAGCGTGCGGTGTTCGATGGTTGGCCGCGCCCTGCCAGCAACGTGGCGCTCGCGACGCTCGCCACGTCCGGAATTGCGTTCGCGATCCTGGCGCCGTGGCAGATCTACTGGCTCGATCGGTTGCTGACGCTCAGTTACATCCCGCTGATCGCGCTGGTTCCGCCGGTGCTGTACCGAGCTTGGCGGGTCCGGAGCAGCTACCTCTGGATGTTCACGCTCGCCTGGGGCGCGCCCATCGTCTTTGCCAGCCTGCGGATCGCCGGTGCGCTGGGGCTGATGTCGTGGAGTTTCTGGATCGATAACTCCACGATGATCTCCATGATGCTGGAGGCGCTGCTGTCCAGCCTGGCGATCGCGTACCGGATTCGCCTGCTCAGCGTCGAACGCGACGACGCGCGCGAACAGGAGATCGCGGCGCGGTTGCTGGCGGATACCGAGCCGCTGACAGGGTTGCTGAATCGCCGTGCATTCCTGGATCGCGCGATCGGACGGTCGGGCGATCAGATGCTGCTGATCGCCGACGTCGATCACTTCAAGCACGTCAACGATACGATAGGCCATGATGGCGGCGACGAAGTCCTGCGGGTCGTGGCGCGTGTGTTGCGCAACGCGGTGCCGCCCGACGCTCTAGTCGCGAGGATCGGCGGCGAGGAGTTCGCTATCCTCATCGACGCGACGACGCCGGTCCTGCCCGACACGATCCTCGAGCGATTGCGCAGCCAGCGCATGCCGTTCGACATGGCGATAACCGCCAGCATCGGCTGCTGTACGGGGCCGCTGCAGCGCGAATCGGACTGGAAGGCGCTATATCGCAGCGCCGATCGTGCCTTGTTCGCAGCCAAGGGCGCCGGGCGCGATCGGTCGCGCGACGCAGGCATACTGCCGATTGCCGCTTAA
- a CDS encoding peptidylprolyl isomerase: MRFFVGMFALLGCLVTVPAGAAQKKEVVAPAVRATPPLTTDTQNLLLLDLSTGGRVTIWLRPDVAPLMVERIKTLTRQHFYDGLAFHRVIDGFMAQGGDPKGDGTGGSTLPDVKAEFNYLPHVRGAVSAARSDKEDSANSQFFIVFQPRLSLDKKYTVFGRVLDGMQYVDAIERGEPPANPSRIVHAYIAADNPPAYMAGPPAPALGAPVTLPGTATGPNAAKPKLAPAARKAPVKKAPAKK, translated from the coding sequence ATGCGCTTTTTCGTCGGAATGTTCGCGTTGCTCGGGTGCCTGGTCACGGTACCGGCTGGTGCAGCGCAGAAGAAGGAAGTCGTGGCGCCTGCCGTTCGCGCGACCCCGCCCCTGACCACGGATACGCAGAACCTGCTGCTGCTCGATCTGTCGACCGGTGGGCGTGTCACGATCTGGCTTCGGCCCGACGTCGCGCCGTTGATGGTCGAGCGGATCAAGACGCTGACCCGCCAGCATTTCTATGACGGCCTCGCGTTTCACCGCGTGATCGATGGCTTTATGGCGCAGGGTGGCGATCCCAAGGGCGACGGCACCGGCGGTTCGACGCTTCCCGACGTGAAGGCCGAGTTCAACTACTTGCCGCACGTCCGTGGTGCCGTCTCGGCGGCGCGGTCGGACAAGGAGGACAGCGCGAACAGCCAGTTCTTCATCGTGTTCCAGCCGCGGCTGAGCCTCGACAAGAAGTACACCGTGTTCGGCCGCGTGCTCGACGGGATGCAGTATGTCGACGCGATCGAGCGTGGCGAGCCGCCGGCGAACCCGTCGCGGATCGTCCATGCGTATATCGCGGCGGACAATCCTCCGGCGTATATGGCTGGGCCGCCTGCTCCGGCGCTCGGTGCACCGGTGACGTTGCCGGGTACCGCTACGGGTCCGAACGCGGCCAAGCCGAAGCTCGCGCCGGCCGCTCGCAAGGCGCCGGTAAAGAAGGCTCCTGCAAAGAAGTGA
- a CDS encoding NAD(P)H-quinone oxidoreductase produces MKAIDPEQPGGPEVLVLVDRPVPRPGQGEVLVKVAAAGVNRPEVMQRQGKYPPPPGAPSILGMEISGTIVAVGDGVGDEQVGQLVCALISGGAYAEYAVAPFGQCLPVPEALTMVEAAAMPETLFTVWTNLFERAYAMEGDTVLVHGGTSGIGTMAIGLCNVFGIDIIVTAGSKAKCEAALSLGATHAIDYKSEDFVERVKQITGGKGVAAVLDMVGGDYVPRNLQCLAEDGRHVSIAVMGGATATVPLFEIMRRRLTLTGSTLRPRDTAFKSLVADELARTVWPHVEAGKLKPVIDRTFAFADAPAAHTRMEAGDHVGKIVLTME; encoded by the coding sequence ATGAAGGCGATCGATCCGGAACAGCCCGGCGGTCCCGAAGTGCTGGTCCTCGTGGACCGTCCCGTGCCGCGGCCGGGGCAGGGCGAGGTGCTGGTCAAGGTGGCGGCCGCCGGCGTGAACCGCCCGGAGGTCATGCAGCGCCAGGGCAAGTATCCGCCCCCGCCGGGTGCCCCCTCGATCCTCGGGATGGAGATCTCCGGCACGATCGTAGCGGTCGGCGACGGCGTCGGCGACGAACAGGTCGGCCAGCTTGTCTGCGCATTGATCTCGGGCGGTGCGTATGCGGAATACGCGGTCGCGCCGTTCGGCCAGTGCTTGCCCGTCCCCGAGGCGCTGACAATGGTCGAGGCGGCGGCGATGCCGGAGACGCTCTTCACCGTCTGGACCAACCTGTTCGAGCGCGCCTACGCGATGGAAGGCGACACCGTCCTTGTCCACGGCGGCACCAGCGGCATCGGTACGATGGCGATCGGGCTGTGTAACGTGTTCGGCATCGATATCATCGTCACTGCCGGCTCGAAGGCGAAGTGCGAGGCGGCGCTCAGCCTCGGCGCGACCCATGCGATCGACTACAAGTCCGAGGATTTCGTCGAGCGCGTGAAGCAGATCACCGGCGGCAAGGGCGTCGCGGCGGTGCTCGACATGGTCGGCGGCGACTACGTGCCGCGCAACCTGCAGTGCCTTGCGGAAGACGGCCGTCACGTCTCGATCGCGGTCATGGGCGGCGCGACGGCGACCGTCCCCCTGTTCGAGATCATGCGCCGTCGCCTGACGCTGACCGGCTCGACGCTGCGCCCGCGCGATACCGCTTTCAAGTCGCTGGTCGCGGACGAACTCGCCCGGACGGTATGGCCGCATGTCGAGGCCGGCAAGCTGAAGCCCGTGATCGACCGCACCTTCGCCTTCGCGGACGCACCCGCCGCGCATACGCGGATGGAAGCAGGCGACCACGTCGGAAAGATCGTGCTGACGATGGAGTGA
- the tgt gene encoding tRNA guanosine(34) transglycosylase Tgt — protein MTTRPRFDFTISATDGKARTGVIAMQRGDIRTPAFMPVGTAATVKGMKPADVVGAGADIILGNTYHLMLRPGAERVARLGGLHAFSGWSKPILTDSGGYQVMSLADLTKRSEEGVSFKSHLDGTRHLLSPERSIEIQRLLGSNIVMAFDELVPTTSTREVQAAAMERSMRWAKRSRAAFDAGEEHAENNAIFGIQQGALNEGFRKSSADALIDIGFDGYAVGGLAVGEGQEAMFGCLDFAPDQLPVDKPRYLMGVGKPDDIVGAVERGIDMFDCVMPTRSGRTGQAFTRTGPINIRNAKFAEDMGPLDPTCPCPVCATWGRAYLHHLVRSGEMLGAMLMTEHNIWFYETLMADLRAAIASGTLTQFANDFRGVYARKSEGEPK, from the coding sequence ATGACCACCCGCCCCCGCTTCGACTTCACCATCTCCGCCACCGACGGCAAGGCGCGTACCGGCGTCATCGCGATGCAGCGCGGCGACATCCGCACGCCTGCGTTCATGCCGGTCGGCACCGCGGCCACCGTCAAGGGGATGAAGCCCGCCGATGTGGTCGGTGCGGGCGCGGACATCATCCTCGGCAACACCTATCACCTGATGCTACGGCCGGGCGCCGAGCGGGTCGCGCGGCTGGGCGGGCTGCACGCGTTTTCCGGTTGGTCGAAGCCGATCCTGACCGACTCCGGCGGCTATCAGGTGATGAGTCTTGCCGATTTGACCAAGCGGTCAGAGGAGGGCGTGTCGTTCAAGTCGCACCTCGACGGCACGCGACATCTGCTGAGCCCCGAGCGGTCGATCGAGATCCAGCGGCTGCTCGGTTCGAACATCGTCATGGCGTTCGACGAGCTCGTGCCGACGACGTCGACGCGAGAAGTACAGGCCGCGGCGATGGAGCGATCGATGCGCTGGGCGAAGCGGTCGCGCGCCGCGTTCGATGCAGGCGAAGAGCATGCCGAGAACAATGCGATCTTCGGGATCCAGCAGGGCGCGCTGAACGAGGGCTTCCGGAAGTCTTCCGCGGATGCGCTGATCGATATCGGCTTCGACGGGTATGCGGTCGGCGGGCTCGCCGTCGGCGAGGGCCAGGAGGCGATGTTCGGGTGTCTCGACTTCGCGCCGGACCAGCTGCCGGTCGACAAGCCGCGCTATCTGATGGGCGTCGGCAAGCCGGACGACATCGTCGGTGCGGTCGAGCGCGGGATCGACATGTTCGATTGCGTGATGCCGACCAGGTCGGGTCGCACCGGCCAGGCCTTTACGCGGACCGGGCCGATCAACATCCGCAATGCTAAGTTCGCCGAGGATATGGGGCCGCTCGATCCAACGTGCCCCTGCCCGGTCTGCGCGACCTGGGGTCGGGCGTATCTGCATCATCTAGTACGGTCAGGCGAAATGCTTGGCGCAATGCTCATGACGGAGCATAACATCTGGTTCTACGAAACGCTGATGGCGGATCTGCGGGCGGCGATCGCCTCGGGGACGCTGACGCAATTCGCGAATGATTTCCGTGGCGTGTATGCCCGGAAGAGTGAAGGAGAGCCCAAGTGA